From the Azospirillum formosense genome, one window contains:
- a CDS encoding NAD(P)-dependent methylenetetrahydromethanopterin dehydrogenase, with translation MAAPYVLHMLTPLKHVSAFDVNMAADAGMGPLFPYTGVALEEIAGITQDAMFSRDPANAARTGLFIGGRDAVLALDMMDAARKAMFAPFTISVMADPSGAFTTSGAMVAVVERALRRSHPDGIKGLTLKVFGGTGVVGGITAVIAALAGARVTLVSHRGLSGVEPKAAEFRRRFGVELACADAPDDAAREALLADAEVVFGCGRAGVQILSARNLAAAGRLLVAADINAVPPSGIEGVGAKDNGTPLPGGRGVGVGALAVGAVKFRVQHALLTRLAAAKTAVYLDFCDAYDAARQIAG, from the coding sequence ATGGCGGCACCCTATGTTCTGCACATGCTGACGCCGCTGAAGCACGTCAGCGCCTTCGACGTCAACATGGCGGCGGACGCCGGCATGGGGCCGCTGTTCCCCTACACCGGCGTCGCGCTGGAGGAGATCGCCGGCATCACCCAGGACGCGATGTTCTCCCGCGATCCGGCGAACGCGGCGCGCACCGGCCTGTTCATCGGCGGGCGCGACGCCGTGCTGGCGCTCGACATGATGGACGCCGCCCGCAAGGCCATGTTCGCGCCCTTCACCATCTCGGTCATGGCCGATCCGTCGGGCGCCTTCACGACCTCCGGCGCCATGGTCGCCGTCGTCGAGCGCGCCCTGCGCCGCAGCCACCCGGACGGCATCAAGGGGCTGACCCTCAAGGTCTTCGGCGGGACCGGCGTGGTCGGCGGGATCACTGCGGTGATCGCGGCGCTGGCCGGCGCGCGCGTCACCCTGGTCAGCCACCGCGGCCTGTCGGGCGTCGAGCCCAAGGCCGCCGAGTTCCGCCGCCGGTTCGGGGTGGAACTCGCCTGCGCCGACGCGCCCGACGACGCGGCGCGGGAGGCGCTGCTCGCCGATGCCGAGGTGGTGTTCGGCTGCGGGCGGGCCGGCGTGCAGATCCTGTCGGCGCGCAACCTCGCCGCGGCGGGCCGCCTGCTGGTCGCGGCGGACATCAACGCGGTGCCGCCGTCCGGCATCGAAGGGGTCGGTGCCAAGGACAACGGCACGCCGCTCCCCGGCGGGCGCGGCGTCGGCGTCGGCGCGCTGGCGGTCGGCGCCGTCAAGTTCCGGGTGCAGCACGCCCTGCTGACGCGCCTCGCCGCGGCGAAGACGGCGGTGTATCTGGATTTCTGCGATGCCTACGACGCCGCCCGTCAGATCGCCGGCTGA
- a CDS encoding beta-ribofuranosylaminobenzene 5'-phosphate synthase family protein: MPLGVDEVRELRVTAPARLHLGFLDMNGGLGRRFGSLGLTLDGMTTTLRARPSDRLCASGPSAERALKAARAVCDRFRWPARAELTVEEAIPEHVGLGSGTQLGLAVGTALAHLHGRPSTVRRLAAELERGARSGIGIGAFEKGGVILDGGRGPDDAPPPIVARLPFPDSWRVLLILHRDGQGLHGTAELQAFKALPPFPAERAGHLCRLIVMAALPALIEGDADRFGRAVGELQRTVGDHFAPVQGGRFTSPLVAEALAWLEAEGIPGVGQTSWGPTGFAIVGDARRAEGLLAEARRRWAGSALDFHLARGRNDGATLESTTGRVALRAS; the protein is encoded by the coding sequence ATGCCACTCGGCGTCGATGAAGTCAGGGAGCTGCGGGTCACGGCCCCCGCGCGCCTGCATCTGGGATTTCTCGACATGAACGGCGGCCTGGGCCGCCGCTTCGGCAGTTTGGGCCTGACGCTTGACGGAATGACGACCACCCTCCGCGCGCGCCCGTCCGACCGCCTCTGCGCGAGCGGCCCGTCGGCGGAGCGCGCGCTGAAGGCCGCGCGGGCGGTCTGCGACCGCTTCCGCTGGCCGGCCCGCGCCGAACTGACGGTGGAGGAGGCCATTCCCGAACATGTCGGGCTGGGCTCCGGCACCCAGCTCGGTCTGGCGGTCGGCACCGCGCTCGCGCATCTGCACGGCCGGCCCTCGACGGTCCGCCGCCTCGCCGCGGAGCTGGAGCGCGGCGCCCGCTCCGGCATCGGGATCGGCGCCTTCGAGAAGGGCGGCGTGATCCTCGACGGTGGCCGCGGGCCGGACGACGCGCCGCCGCCCATCGTCGCACGCCTGCCCTTTCCGGACTCCTGGCGCGTCCTGCTGATATTGCACCGCGACGGCCAGGGGTTGCACGGCACCGCCGAGCTGCAGGCCTTCAAGGCGCTGCCGCCCTTTCCGGCGGAGCGGGCCGGGCATCTGTGCCGCCTGATCGTCATGGCGGCCCTGCCGGCGCTGATCGAGGGCGACGCCGACCGTTTCGGGCGGGCGGTGGGCGAACTGCAGCGCACGGTGGGCGACCATTTCGCTCCGGTCCAGGGCGGGCGCTTCACCAGCCCGCTGGTGGCCGAGGCGCTGGCATGGCTGGAGGCGGAGGGCATTCCCGGCGTCGGGCAGACGTCCTGGGGACCGACCGGCTTCGCCATCGTCGGCGACGCCCGGCGGGCCGAGGGCCTGCTGGCGGAGGCGCGGCGCCGCTGGGCGGGGTCCGCGCTGGACTTCCATCTGGCCCGTGGCCGCAACGACGGCGCGACGCTGGAATCCACCACCGGCCGGGTGGCGCTGCGGGCCTCCTGA
- a CDS encoding 4a-hydroxytetrahydrobiopterin dehydratase — translation MTAVQETTYSDTEIVERLQQILPRWRFEDGWIRRKYKTNSWKGTLMVINTVGHLAEAAWHHPDLTASYAWVEVRLKTHSAKGITDKDFDLARKIEEVIHWQPARDGGALEGTPKDDPRFAYIKYD, via the coding sequence ATGACCGCGGTTCAGGAAACCACCTATTCCGATACGGAAATCGTTGAGCGGCTGCAGCAAATATTGCCGCGGTGGCGGTTCGAGGACGGCTGGATTCGGCGGAAGTACAAGACGAACAGTTGGAAGGGCACCCTGATGGTGATCAACACGGTCGGCCATCTGGCCGAAGCCGCGTGGCACCACCCGGACCTCACCGCGTCCTACGCCTGGGTCGAGGTGCGGCTGAAAACCCACTCGGCCAAGGGAATCACCGACAAGGATTTCGACCTCGCCCGCAAGATCGAGGAGGTCATCCACTGGCAGCCCGCTCGTGACGGCGGCGCTTTGGAGGGAACGCCCAAGGACGATCCCCGCTTCGCCTACATCAAATACGACTGA
- a CDS encoding formylmethanofuran dehydrogenase: MASDRPIPDAVRPVVHRDVVCPFCGLGCDDLTVEEEPPSTLAVRSTDCPVARERFSRTPAAEPPRVAGVAVPLAEAVEAAAAVLAAAQAPLVAGLGTDVDGARAALALAERLGAVVDHVLSDGLYRNLAVLQRTGWIATTLAELRNRCDLLLVAGPDPAALHPRLFERWVAPAPAFQAPPSREVVFLCGEPLDSTRDALSGLPVTVLPGDPASVRDAAAALAAALVDPLRASGAANIAAGDIAALAERLMKARYAVVAWAAAAFDGTHADLTVERLVQLVRDVNRHTRCAGLPLAGHDNMVGVNQVCTWRFGVPLRTSLAGGAPLHDPHRFAWARYAAVSDAVVWVSAFRPEVPAFPAEQTVIALAPPGTVFADEPAVVIPVGTPGIDHAAHVFRSDTVVALRARGLIDRGLPDVAAVLTAIAAALPQEAPAC; this comes from the coding sequence ATGGCGAGCGACCGGCCAATTCCCGATGCCGTCCGCCCCGTCGTCCATCGCGACGTCGTGTGCCCGTTCTGCGGCCTCGGCTGCGACGACCTGACCGTCGAGGAGGAGCCGCCGTCGACGCTGGCGGTGCGCTCCACCGACTGCCCGGTGGCGCGCGAGCGCTTTTCCCGAACACCGGCGGCCGAACCTCCGCGCGTCGCGGGCGTCGCGGTGCCGCTGGCGGAGGCGGTGGAGGCCGCCGCGGCGGTGCTGGCGGCGGCGCAGGCGCCCCTGGTGGCCGGGCTCGGCACCGACGTCGATGGGGCGCGGGCCGCCCTGGCGCTCGCCGAACGGCTGGGCGCGGTGGTCGATCACGTGCTGTCCGACGGGCTGTACCGAAATCTGGCGGTGCTCCAGCGCACGGGCTGGATCGCGACGACCCTGGCCGAGCTGCGCAACCGCTGCGACCTGCTGCTGGTGGCCGGACCGGACCCGGCGGCGCTCCACCCGCGCCTCTTCGAGCGCTGGGTGGCACCCGCTCCGGCGTTTCAGGCGCCGCCGTCGCGGGAGGTGGTCTTCCTGTGCGGCGAACCGCTGGACAGCACGCGGGACGCGCTCTCGGGGCTTCCCGTTACCGTCCTGCCTGGCGACCCGGCGAGCGTCAGGGACGCGGCGGCGGCGCTGGCTGCGGCTTTGGTCGATCCGCTCCGCGCTTCGGGAGCCGCCAACATTGCAGCCGGCGACATCGCCGCCCTGGCGGAGCGGTTGATGAAGGCACGCTACGCGGTCGTGGCCTGGGCCGCCGCCGCTTTCGACGGGACGCACGCCGACCTGACGGTGGAGCGGCTGGTCCAGCTCGTGCGCGACGTGAACCGGCACACCCGCTGCGCCGGTCTGCCGCTGGCCGGGCACGACAACATGGTTGGGGTCAATCAGGTCTGCACCTGGCGCTTTGGGGTGCCGCTGCGCACGTCGCTGGCCGGAGGGGCGCCGCTGCACGATCCCCACCGCTTCGCCTGGGCGCGCTATGCGGCGGTGTCGGACGCCGTCGTCTGGGTGTCCGCCTTCCGGCCGGAGGTGCCGGCCTTTCCGGCGGAGCAGACCGTCATCGCGCTGGCGCCGCCGGGAACCGTCTTCGCCGACGAGCCGGCGGTGGTCATCCCGGTCGGCACGCCGGGCATCGACCATGCGGCCCATGTCTTCCGCAGCGACACGGTGGTCGCCCTGCGCGCGCGGGGCCTCATCGACCGTGGTCTGCCGGACGTCGCGGCCGTGTTGACGGCCATCGCCGCCGCCTTGCCGCAGGAGGCCCCCGCATGCTGA
- a CDS encoding formylmethanofuran dehydrogenase subunit A, translated as MLTKLAGARLYDPANGRDGAVGDLFFRDGRIVADPGPGAAPDEVHDLSGRIVMAGAIDIHSHIAGGKVNIARLLMAEEHRAAAEEPCGCAGLATPSTHATGCRYAQMGYTAAFEPAMLPSNARHAHLEMADIPLIDTGGYLVLGNDDLLLELLASGAGEAAVADYVGFMLNATRSLAVKAVNPGGINAFKYNQRRLDVDETGPFHAITPRRILTALAGAVQRLGIPHPLHLHGFNLGVPGNVEATLDSIAAVDGLRLHLTHVQFHAYGAEGDRKFSSAAARVAEAVNRRPNISVDVGQIMFGQTVTASADTMAQMNNAGLAHPKKWVMMDIECDAGCGVVPFRYRDKAFVNALQWAIGLELFLLIEDPWRIFLTTDHPNGAPFTSYPELIRLLMDRDHRLARMADLHPALPEHTILGSLTREYSLGEIATMTRAAPARILGLTDRGHLGSGAVADITVYTDRPDRRAMFEKPDLVFKDGRLIVRDGVVVAFLQGRTHVVEPAYDSTIESWMARRFDERMGQRLTQFRIAEEEIRGGNGLLRHACQPGAF; from the coding sequence ATGCTGACGAAACTCGCCGGGGCGCGCCTTTACGACCCGGCCAACGGGCGCGACGGCGCGGTGGGCGACCTGTTCTTTCGGGACGGGCGGATCGTCGCCGATCCCGGCCCCGGCGCCGCGCCGGACGAGGTCCACGACCTGTCCGGGCGGATCGTGATGGCCGGCGCCATCGACATCCACAGCCACATCGCCGGCGGCAAGGTCAACATCGCGCGCCTCCTGATGGCGGAGGAACACCGCGCGGCTGCGGAGGAGCCTTGCGGTTGCGCCGGCCTCGCCACCCCCTCCACCCACGCCACCGGCTGCCGCTACGCCCAGATGGGCTACACGGCGGCCTTCGAGCCGGCGATGCTGCCGAGCAACGCCCGCCACGCCCATCTGGAAATGGCGGACATCCCATTGATCGACACCGGCGGCTATCTGGTGCTGGGCAACGACGACCTGCTGCTGGAGCTTCTCGCCTCCGGCGCCGGTGAGGCGGCGGTGGCCGATTACGTCGGCTTCATGCTGAACGCCACGCGCAGCCTCGCGGTCAAGGCGGTGAATCCCGGCGGAATCAACGCCTTCAAGTACAACCAGCGCCGCCTCGACGTGGACGAGACCGGCCCCTTCCACGCCATCACGCCGCGCCGCATCCTCACCGCCCTGGCGGGGGCGGTGCAGCGGCTGGGCATCCCGCATCCGCTGCATCTGCACGGCTTCAACCTGGGTGTTCCCGGCAACGTCGAGGCGACGCTCGACAGCATCGCGGCGGTCGACGGCCTGCGGCTCCACCTCACCCACGTCCAGTTCCACGCCTACGGCGCGGAGGGCGACCGGAAATTCTCCTCCGCCGCCGCGCGGGTGGCCGAGGCGGTCAACCGCCGTCCCAACATCTCGGTGGATGTCGGGCAGATCATGTTCGGCCAGACGGTGACCGCCTCGGCCGACACCATGGCCCAGATGAACAACGCCGGGCTCGCCCATCCCAAGAAATGGGTGATGATGGACATCGAATGCGACGCCGGCTGCGGCGTCGTGCCCTTCCGCTACCGCGACAAGGCCTTCGTCAACGCGCTGCAATGGGCGATCGGGCTGGAGCTATTCCTGCTGATCGAGGACCCCTGGCGGATCTTCCTCACCACCGACCACCCCAACGGCGCGCCCTTTACCAGCTATCCCGAGCTGATCCGCCTGCTGATGGACCGCGATCACCGCCTCGCCCGGATGGCGGACCTGCACCCGGCGTTGCCGGAACACACCATCCTCGGGTCGCTGACGCGCGAGTATTCGCTGGGCGAGATCGCCACCATGACCCGTGCCGCGCCGGCGCGCATCCTGGGCCTGACCGACCGCGGCCATCTCGGGTCGGGAGCGGTCGCCGACATCACCGTCTACACCGACCGGCCGGACCGCCGCGCCATGTTCGAGAAGCCGGACCTCGTCTTCAAGGACGGCCGGCTGATCGTCCGCGACGGCGTGGTGGTGGCGTTCCTCCAGGGGCGCACGCATGTGGTGGAACCCGCCTACGATTCGACGATCGAATCCTGGATGGCGCGCCGCTTCGACGAGCGCATGGGCCAGCGGTTGACGCAGTTCCGCATCGCGGAGGAGGAAATCCGCGGCGGCAACGGGCTGCTCCGCCACGCCTGCCAGCCCGGAGCATTTTGA
- the fhcD gene encoding formylmethanofuran--tetrahydromethanopterin N-formyltransferase → MRLNGVHVEDTFAEAFPMLGTRLVITADTPAWVQAAVVSLTGFATSVIACGCEAAMERVLPPDGTPDSRPGAAVLLFAMSKAELAKQVARRVGQCVMTCPGTACYAGLRDGPTIPLGNALRYFGDGWQIAKRVGTRRYWRIPVMDGEFLCEASTAAVQGVGGGNFIILAADRRAGLAAAQAAVQAIREVPGAILPFPGGVVRSGSKIGGKYNGLIASTNTAFCPTLRAAAPVSLVPEGVESILELVIDGVSEAAVAAAMRAGIAAVAGQGAEGGVVSVTAGNYGGKLGRYQFRLHEVMA, encoded by the coding sequence ATGCGGCTCAACGGCGTCCACGTCGAGGACACCTTCGCCGAGGCATTCCCCATGCTCGGCACGCGGCTGGTGATCACCGCCGACACGCCGGCCTGGGTCCAGGCGGCGGTGGTCAGCCTGACGGGCTTCGCCACCTCGGTCATCGCCTGCGGCTGCGAGGCGGCGATGGAACGCGTGTTGCCGCCCGACGGGACGCCGGATTCGCGGCCCGGCGCCGCGGTGCTTCTCTTCGCGATGTCGAAGGCGGAGCTGGCCAAGCAGGTGGCGCGCCGCGTCGGCCAATGCGTGATGACCTGCCCCGGGACGGCCTGCTACGCCGGGCTGCGGGATGGCCCGACGATCCCGCTCGGCAACGCGCTGCGCTATTTCGGCGACGGCTGGCAGATCGCCAAGCGGGTCGGCACCCGCCGCTATTGGCGAATCCCGGTTATGGACGGCGAGTTCCTGTGCGAGGCCTCCACCGCGGCGGTGCAGGGCGTCGGCGGCGGCAATTTCATCATCCTGGCGGCGGACCGCCGCGCCGGTCTGGCGGCGGCGCAGGCCGCGGTCCAGGCGATCCGCGAGGTGCCGGGCGCCATCCTGCCCTTTCCCGGCGGGGTGGTCCGTTCCGGTTCCAAGATCGGCGGCAAATACAACGGGCTGATCGCCTCCACCAACACGGCCTTCTGCCCGACGCTGCGGGCGGCGGCACCGGTGTCGCTGGTGCCGGAGGGGGTGGAATCCATTCTTGAGCTGGTCATCGACGGGGTGAGCGAGGCGGCGGTGGCGGCCGCCATGCGCGCGGGCATCGCCGCGGTCGCCGGACAGGGCGCCGAAGGCGGCGTGGTGTCGGTCACCGCCGGCAACTACGGCGGCAAGCTCGGCCGCTACCAGTTCCGCCTGCACGAGGTCATGGCATGA
- a CDS encoding formylmethanofuran dehydrogenase subunit C, with protein MSGIILTTRDPASPPIDMTGVLPERLGEGGREALAGVMLVRGRERHRLDTLFLLEEGGPSGTLVLRPGGAVLDWVGTGMGAGAMLVEGGCGAYAGSAMRGGTLTVEGNCGAFAGAGMAGGALRVAGDAGDFLGAPLAGGTRGMSGGSVVVIGNAGDRVGERMRRGLIAVHGRAGSLCGTRMIAGTIVVGAGCGPDPGQAMRRGSILLPQAPLAVPSGFVDGGMNDWLFLDLMRKELIDGGAWPSGFPTAGTRARRLIGDRSAGGIGEVLVLAEA; from the coding sequence ATGAGCGGCATCATCCTCACCACCCGCGACCCCGCCAGCCCGCCCATCGACATGACGGGCGTGCTGCCCGAACGGCTGGGCGAAGGCGGGCGGGAGGCGCTCGCCGGGGTGATGCTGGTCCGTGGCCGGGAGCGTCATCGGCTGGACACGCTGTTCTTGCTGGAGGAGGGCGGCCCGTCCGGCACCCTGGTCCTGCGACCCGGCGGCGCGGTGCTCGACTGGGTGGGGACCGGCATGGGCGCCGGGGCGATGCTGGTCGAGGGGGGGTGCGGCGCCTACGCCGGCAGCGCCATGCGCGGCGGCACGTTGACCGTCGAGGGGAATTGCGGGGCCTTCGCCGGCGCCGGGATGGCCGGCGGGGCCCTGCGCGTCGCGGGCGATGCCGGTGATTTCCTGGGGGCGCCGCTGGCCGGCGGCACGCGCGGCATGAGCGGCGGCTCCGTCGTCGTCATTGGCAACGCCGGGGACCGCGTCGGCGAGCGGATGCGGCGGGGGCTGATCGCCGTCCACGGGCGGGCGGGGAGCCTGTGCGGAACCCGGATGATCGCCGGGACCATCGTCGTCGGCGCCGGTTGCGGCCCCGATCCGGGGCAGGCCATGCGCCGCGGCTCCATCCTGCTGCCCCAAGCGCCGCTAGCCGTTCCGTCCGGCTTCGTCGACGGCGGCATGAACGACTGGCTGTTTCTGGACCTGATGCGGAAGGAGCTGATCGATGGCGGGGCTTGGCCCAGTGGATTCCCAACCGCCGGAACCCGTGCCCGGCGCCTTATCGGCGACCGGTCGGCCGGGGGGATCGGAGAGGTGCTTGTTCTTGCGGAAGCGTAG
- a CDS encoding ABC transporter substrate-binding protein, translated as MAIAAALLFGAPAWGADPMVVRIGYLTRAEEPRIPQTFLEPVSDDEGVQGARLAIADNNTTGRFLNQRFDLVEVTVPEDGRVEDAVRDLAGQGVRLLVADLTEDTLLAAAAAPEAADMLIFNTRAPDDDLRNERCRANLLHVTPSRRMQADALAQYLASRKWMNWLLVVGRTPQDAAYADAIRAAAKRYRAKIVEEKRWAFEDANRRVDTGHVTVQSEILTFTQGTEHDVLVVADEADGFGEYLLYQTWLPRPVAGTHGLVPTAWSRVHEQWGATQIHSRFERQAGRWMRPRDYTAWMAVRAVGEAATRTKSADSGALAAFVRGPDFALPAFKGQGLTFRDWDGQLRQPVLLAGPRVLVSVSPQPGYLHQFSELDTLGDDRPESRCRNR; from the coding sequence TTGGCGATCGCCGCAGCGCTGCTGTTCGGAGCCCCGGCCTGGGGCGCCGATCCGATGGTGGTCCGCATCGGCTATCTGACCCGCGCGGAGGAGCCACGGATTCCCCAGACCTTCCTCGAACCGGTGTCGGACGACGAGGGCGTCCAGGGCGCCCGCCTCGCCATCGCCGACAACAACACGACGGGGCGCTTCCTCAACCAGCGCTTCGATCTGGTCGAGGTGACCGTGCCGGAGGACGGGCGCGTCGAGGACGCCGTGCGCGACCTCGCCGGGCAGGGCGTGCGCCTGCTCGTCGCCGACCTGACGGAGGACACGCTGCTCGCCGCGGCGGCGGCGCCCGAGGCGGCCGACATGCTGATCTTCAACACCCGCGCCCCGGACGACGACCTGCGCAACGAGCGCTGCCGCGCCAACCTGCTGCACGTCACGCCCAGCCGGCGGATGCAGGCCGACGCGCTGGCCCAGTATCTCGCCTCGCGGAAATGGATGAACTGGCTGCTGGTGGTGGGGCGGACGCCGCAGGACGCCGCCTACGCCGACGCGATCCGCGCCGCCGCCAAGCGCTACCGCGCCAAGATCGTCGAGGAGAAGCGCTGGGCCTTCGAGGACGCGAACCGCCGCGTCGACACCGGCCACGTTACCGTCCAGTCGGAGATCCTCACCTTCACCCAGGGCACCGAGCACGACGTGCTGGTCGTCGCCGACGAGGCGGACGGGTTCGGCGAGTACCTGCTCTACCAGACCTGGCTGCCCCGCCCGGTCGCCGGCACCCATGGTCTCGTCCCGACCGCGTGGTCGCGCGTGCACGAGCAGTGGGGGGCGACGCAGATCCACAGCCGCTTCGAACGGCAGGCCGGGCGCTGGATGCGCCCGCGCGACTACACCGCCTGGATGGCCGTCCGCGCGGTGGGCGAAGCGGCGACGCGCACCAAGTCCGCCGACTCCGGAGCACTCGCCGCCTTCGTGCGCGGTCCGGACTTCGCCTTGCCGGCCTTCAAGGGGCAGGGGCTGACCTTCCGCGACTGGGACGGACAGCTTCGGCAGCCGGTGCTGCTGGCCGGGCCGCGGGTGCTCGTCTCGGTGTCGCCGCAACCGGGCTACCTGCACCAGTTCTCGGAACTCGACACGCTCGGCGACGACCGTCCGGAAAGCCGGTGCCGCAACCGCTGA
- a CDS encoding PQQ-dependent catabolism-associated beta-propeller protein, which produces MSLTGGAARIGALALLGFAVAQPAQADTIFVSNEKSNTVSVVDGGKLQVVATIKVGRRPRGITFNEDMTQIFVCVGDDNRIDVIDVATQKVVDRLPSGPDPELFVLDPQGHRLYVANEDDNMVSVVDIATKKIIGEIQVGVEPEGMGVSPDGKILVNTSETTNMAHFIDTESHKIIDNVLVDARPRVAQFTGDGRFVWVSSEVGGTVSVIDAASRKLVHKIGFAVQGVPRESIQPVGIQLTSDGQRAFVALGPANRVAEIDARTYEVKRYHLVGQRVWNLALSPDEKRLYTTNGVSNDMSVMDLERGRVVKSISVGGAPWGVIVKP; this is translated from the coding sequence ATGTCGTTAACCGGAGGAGCCGCCCGGATCGGCGCTTTAGCGCTGCTGGGCTTCGCCGTCGCCCAGCCCGCGCAGGCGGACACCATCTTCGTGTCGAACGAGAAGAGCAACACCGTCTCGGTGGTGGATGGCGGCAAGCTCCAGGTGGTCGCCACGATCAAGGTCGGCCGCCGGCCGCGCGGCATCACCTTCAACGAGGACATGACCCAGATCTTCGTCTGCGTCGGCGACGACAACCGGATCGACGTCATCGACGTGGCGACCCAGAAGGTCGTCGACCGGCTGCCCTCCGGCCCCGATCCGGAGCTGTTCGTCCTCGACCCGCAGGGGCACCGCCTCTACGTCGCCAACGAGGACGACAACATGGTCTCGGTGGTCGACATCGCAACCAAGAAGATCATCGGCGAGATCCAGGTCGGGGTGGAGCCGGAGGGCATGGGCGTCAGCCCGGACGGCAAGATCCTGGTGAACACCTCCGAGACGACGAACATGGCCCATTTCATCGACACGGAGTCGCACAAGATCATCGACAACGTGCTGGTCGATGCGCGTCCGCGCGTCGCGCAGTTCACCGGGGACGGACGGTTCGTCTGGGTGTCGTCCGAGGTCGGCGGGACGGTCAGCGTCATCGACGCGGCCTCGCGCAAGCTCGTCCACAAGATCGGCTTCGCCGTCCAGGGCGTGCCGCGCGAATCCATCCAGCCGGTCGGCATCCAGCTGACCAGCGACGGGCAGCGGGCCTTCGTCGCCCTCGGCCCGGCCAACCGGGTCGCCGAGATCGACGCCAGGACCTACGAGGTGAAGCGCTACCACCTCGTCGGCCAGCGCGTGTGGAATCTGGCGCTGTCGCCGGACGAGAAGCGCCTCTACACGACGAACGGCGTCAGCAACGACATGTCGGTGATGGATCTGGAACGCGGCCGGGTCGTGAAGTCGATCTCGGTCGGCGGCGCGCCCTGGGGCGTGATTGTCAAGCCGTGA
- a CDS encoding ABC transporter ATP-binding protein, producing the protein MDCFETVPAEPRAVPGGAAADPVLAVEGLSHAFGGRMALDGVSFGVPAGRFTVLLGLNGAGKTTLFSLITRLYNTRRGSIRVFGADMRRHPAQALARIGVVFQQPTLDPDLTVIQNLRYHGGLHGLAPADIEARAGEELARIALSERADERVRTLSGGQRRRVEIARALLHRPSLLLLDEPTVGLDIALRRQVLDHVHDLCRERGLAVLWATHLIDEARDGDGVVVLHRGRVLASGLVEAVRAAAGAATLGDAFARLTETGGRE; encoded by the coding sequence ATGGATTGCTTCGAAACGGTGCCTGCGGAGCCGCGTGCCGTTCCCGGCGGCGCCGCGGCGGACCCCGTCCTGGCCGTCGAGGGGCTGAGCCACGCCTTCGGGGGGCGTATGGCGCTGGACGGCGTGTCGTTCGGCGTTCCCGCCGGGCGGTTCACGGTCCTGCTGGGGCTCAACGGGGCCGGCAAGACGACGCTCTTCTCCCTGATCACGCGGCTCTACAACACCCGCCGGGGCAGCATCCGCGTCTTCGGCGCCGACATGCGCCGCCATCCGGCCCAGGCGCTGGCGCGCATCGGCGTGGTGTTCCAGCAGCCGACGCTCGACCCGGACCTGACCGTCATCCAGAACCTGCGCTACCACGGCGGGCTTCACGGGTTGGCGCCCGCCGACATCGAGGCGCGGGCGGGCGAGGAGCTGGCCCGCATCGCCTTGTCCGAGCGCGCCGACGAGCGCGTGCGCACCCTGTCCGGCGGCCAGCGGCGGCGGGTCGAGATCGCCCGCGCGCTGCTTCACCGCCCGAGCCTGCTGCTGCTCGACGAGCCGACCGTCGGGCTCGACATCGCGCTGCGCCGGCAGGTGCTCGACCATGTGCACGACCTCTGCCGGGAGCGCGGGCTGGCCGTGCTCTGGGCAACCCACCTGATCGACGAGGCGCGCGACGGCGACGGCGTCGTGGTGCTGCACCGCGGGCGCGTGCTGGCCTCCGGGCTGGTGGAGGCGGTGCGCGCCGCCGCCGGGGCGGCGACGCTGGGCGACGCCTTCGCCCGGCTGACGGAGACGGGGGGGCGCGAATGA